One segment of Rhodopirellula baltica SH 1 DNA contains the following:
- a CDS encoding transposase encodes MSNVRLQFGFFDPKQEYSVTHGVLPHWEQPGATYFITYRTHDSIPQAAFELWKRQRADALRRLEIDPDDPNWTSAFGRLDWGVRRQFARQFATILEASLDELHGACALRYPNVSNVVAENLLHFDGMRYSPGGFVVMPNHVHVLVCLDRNVTLKEQCRNWKHYQSCQINSLLGNKGRLWQPESFDHLVRDGDHFQRFRKYIQNNPVKSRLKESEFRLYLPNLQNAHFVTD; translated from the coding sequence GTATTCGGTCACGCACGGTGTTCTTCCTCATTGGGAACAACCCGGTGCGACCTACTTCATCACGTATCGAACTCACGATTCGATCCCGCAAGCCGCGTTCGAATTGTGGAAGCGACAACGAGCCGATGCACTGCGGCGGTTGGAAATTGATCCAGACGATCCCAACTGGACGTCGGCATTCGGTCGTTTGGACTGGGGAGTCCGACGCCAGTTCGCTCGCCAATTCGCAACGATCCTGGAAGCCAGTCTGGATGAATTGCACGGCGCGTGTGCGTTGCGATACCCGAATGTTTCCAACGTGGTCGCTGAGAACCTCCTGCACTTTGACGGCATGCGGTACAGCCCGGGTGGATTCGTTGTGATGCCAAATCATGTGCACGTGTTGGTATGCCTGGATCGCAACGTGACGTTGAAGGAGCAGTGTCGAAATTGGAAGCACTACCAGTCGTGCCAGATCAACTCCTTGCTTGGAAACAAAGGTCGGTTGTGGCAACCCGAGAGTTTCGATCACCTCGTGCGTGATGGAGACCACTTTCAAAGGTTCCGGAAGTACATCCAGAACAACCCTGTCAAATCAAGGCTGAAAGAAAGCGAGTTCAGATTGTATCTTCCAAACCTCCAAAACGCCCACTTCGTAACCGACTGA